The segment GTATATTGTGCTCATATAAATTGGAGTCAGTCTTGATtggtaaaaagtttacaattacgatttcaaacaatTGATTGTTTTTTTGCGTTACTTACGATGGTGATTAAATACACAGAGGTGTAATTTTGATGGCATGCATTGTTGTTTATTGCAAATTCAAGGGAATTAAACGACAAAGCGACCTAAGCGTTTTGCAGTATGTTAACCGTAATAAACAGAAATAAAGGTTTTAATGAAGACCGTAAATCATCGAGTTAATGAACATATCCTACCTATTCAGCTATTGAAACCTTCTTTTATgacaatatacacatgtactacgGTCatcatcgtcgcaagccacgccGATTGTCTCTGTTTACACTACGTCAAATGCCGTGGCTGTATGATCAAAAAGTTCCTcgacttcatgaatatttatgttcattAATCAACCAATCGATGAGCTTTCATGATTTGTTTTgtggaaagaaaatcattcgGAGGTCATTGCGTGCTCGTAGCGGAATAATCCGTGGATTGCGGATTGAGAACAAACTGGACACTTTTTAGCTGTTGTAACTAATGGACGCTTCTTTGTTGACTTCACCGGTGTAATAAATTTACCATACAATATGCACAACCACGCCACTCTCTTTAGATAATTGTCTGATGAATTCTAGTCTTTCAGATTTCAACACACCCACTTTACCCAGAATTTCCTCATCAAGTTTGAGAGTACGATTAAGTTTATTTACACAAAATTTACAAGCGTAACCACTGCTGTTAATGCAAATTTCGTTTAATAAATACTTACAAACTTTTCTTTCTTCTATAAAAAAGGATCTGTAACCTTTTTGGTTCGTTATTACTTATAAACAAATACTACACGTTTTAGATGAAGGCGCAGACATTAAAATATCGGACATCTGTTACTGTAACTGTGATTGGTCAAAGAAATTATTGCGGcattttataaatattcatgaaaatcgagGGTTTCGCTGATCATGCAGCCACGGTTTGAGGTAGAGTAGGTATTACCGGACTCAGTACccgtggctagcgacgatgCACGGTCATTGGCTTCTGCACAGTGATGGCTGTGGAGGAAGTTATGAAATGGACTAGAACTTGTAGAGGAAATCAAGCCATTTTGACTTACCCGGGTAGGCGGAACGTCATGTGGTACAACCCTAACATACACGGGTGTAATGATATCTCAATagtaaaaaaaaccctgctacATTTAAGGCCTAACTAACATGTAGAACCAGCTCTAACAACTGATAGAAATTACCGAAGACCTCCTCATGTCATTCTggatcattgtacatgtatacgctACTCCTTGAAGGTAGTTTTATATCAAGATATTTTTATCTTcatcataatttcaaaatgccTTTGACAATGTGTATAATAATACTAAGTCTTTTCCGTTTTATTCATTGTATTGTTACAAGAAATGATTGTATACAGTCCTCTTCAGCAACGGAACGAGTTATTTAAAGTCTTCTGATTTTCATCTCGATGGTTTTCAGTGAGTAATGATAACCATGCCACTGCTTCCAGTTCACGCATCCGCAAAAGACTCATGCCTTCCTCTTAGGTATAGACCATTAGGGTTAGCGAAGTGACAAGCTTTGTACCAAAATCCGCCTTTGTATTGCTGAGAACAATTACTCCTATCTTTGTCTTTTGTAATAAAGGGCTCTCCATTCACATACGACAGTGCATTCCCTGAAATACAACATAAACGTTACGTTTCCGTAATTCGTAGTAGGAGAAAAACCTTGATAATTTTTAACAGTTTGAATGACCTGGTCCTGCTTCATGTTTTATAGTGTTTGTAATGCATATCATTatatgattatgaaataaaatggtgggaagataatgatatggagtgattaagttcaaaacaatacatGGTACAAACTTTCTACACCATCTGacgtcagtaaacacgctttacaacaaaaccagcatttttttttatcacccAGTACACCAGTGCATTattcttgttaccaatgtagtttattgatacttgtcgttttttgtggtgtgtgttatttgtttatgtaatatatgtctcttgataaagacgcgggttgcgtcgaaaattatatatatatatatatatatatatatatatatatatatatatatatatatatatatatatatacacgcaGCATGCATTGGTCAGGAATTGACCATTAGGAATCGAGTATCATATACAGTAGAGAACTGATTTTGCAGAGTTGGTCACTTCTAGTCGCCGTTAAAAGCGTGCAACATCTAGAGACATGGACACTAAGGACGTTCAAAGTCAgatacatcaaacaaatcaagaggccagtaaagaaagtttgaaacaatttttcaatattttggacAGTCTTATGTCCACAGGGCAGAAAAGTATGCAAAAGGTTATCGCTGAAGCGATATGAATCTAAGATTGAGTATTTTTTGGACGGGTATAAATCATAAAGgtctatatgaaaggtgaagataacgaagagtgatcaatctcataactcctataagcaatacaaaatagatagtgtggcaaacacggacccctagacacaccaatAGTGGGATGAGGTggctagaaggagtaagcatcccctgtcgaccggtcacacccgccgtgagctctatattctgatcaggtaaacggaattatccgtagtcaagatcagtgtgccaagaacggcctaacaatcggtatgaaatacgtcagacagcatttgacccttgatcttcaccttgcattgatagatatgtaaaaaattatttttatttaatactTAATGTCCCGGACTCCGACGagattttgttttataaacaagcattctgtaCAATGTAAGTGCCCCAAATCAAGTCGTCTGCGTAATATACTGCGTGAAGAATCatacatcaacattttttgCAACAAGAATTACCAGGTCCCATAAAATAAAAGCCAGATATGACAGATTCaaattctatattttctatGTCGAAAATCCATAACTCAAGAAAACGTCAATTAACTGGAAGAGAgtttaaactttgtatataACTTGGTAAAGCAATATACCAAGTAGATATCTGCAAGTATGACGAAATAAAATGCGGAAAGCTGATTTGCCGGACAGAGTGCAAATTTGGACAGAAAGGAAAGTCATGGACGAACGAAGTCAAGGGGATATACAAGAGAAATCGAGGCTTTATCCTTCTGCGAACATATCAGGAGCGATCACGTCTAGTACTACAACAACAACGGTCGGTATATGGTTTAATTGTTTTACGTccattcgagaattttcactcatattgagacgtcaccagccgTAGGTAAAATACAACAAATTCAGACTTATGTTCAGAGCTCAGGGCTATATCAATGACAAGTTTTATTGGACGTGCAAATGCCTGTCacaacacgggacctccattttaaaggtcatatccgaaacaTCCGTGATTCACACTTCCTACGACCAAGGATTTCACTGtctatgtttacatcttagaTTTAACCGGGGCTCGACACAAGATTTTTGTTACACCTGCGGCTCTTGCCAACGGATGACGGGTCTCTAGGACTATCTGTTTTTTCCCTGACTGGCCCAGATACTTATTCAATAAGTGcaacatattttacaaaattggtTTTTCGCATTCTGTGCGATATCATAAAGTACTCAATAAACAAGGCGTTCAGCTCGAACACACGACGGACTGCCGTACATAAAGTAATGGATTGTTTATGTTTTGTAATGTTGATAGAGTAAACACGAATCGTTACTCCACCACAGTGAAAGTGTCTGATCTACTACCTctggttggcgcgggttcgaatcccactcgcgccggtaagtgagatagtttcccagtttactttcggaaggtcggtggttcttcccaggtacattgtatctagtttctctcttccaccaataaaaactggcgccactatataactgaaaaattgttgaatgtggcgaaaaacatcaatcaatcaatcgttccAATAACAGCCTTCCTCTTCGCTTGATCGAGCATGCAAACTTCACTCGCTGATTGGCTGTGTAGTGTCAATAAAAGTGAGTTTGGATGACCACACAATACCATATTTTTCCATGTGATTGGTCAATGAGAATAAGATAAAAACATGAGAATCTTCGCTCAAACATTTGCACGCTCGATCAAGCAAAGTGTCATTCAGTTATTGAAAACGATAAGTACTCCACagataaaatttactttgtCAAGTTTGACCTACTAGCTTTGGAgaaatttgcattaattatCTTTCCGTGAATGATTTGTAAGTATGCtagcaagtacatgtagttatgtttgtcagagagagagagcctatgtacatgcatttatgtatgtaaaacttatatggtaccaattttgatgcaccagatgcgattttcgacaaataatgtttcttcagtgatggtCAACCgaaatgtatgtacatttttaaaaacaataaaatgccttctttgttgttttatcgggtgatgaggGTTGctattgcagaaaaaaattcacGGGTTATCTATTTTTTTTGTAACGACTGCAACATTCATCAACCgataaaaaaacaaagaaaaacattttattgtttatgcaatgtatttatatttttacatatctgtattttaaaaaaaatataaagtaGATTTAAGCACTGAAATATATTGTTGACCATTTTgttactttaaacgaaacagcCAATGTACCCTTTGACCCTgacgacgctccatatttggtaatgattacgctGACAAGTGATACTAAAAaacggatcgaactagtttgcaacaaacatgtgtTCATTGTCTTTGATGAAATCAATGctaatttcaaaagaattaaaagcaaaaagATTTAGTGAACAATTTATTAATGTcgattgtttaacgtccctcccaAGCATTTTTCGATCacatggagacgttaccattaccgatgaagagctgcaaaataaAGAACTtacggcatttgagcagggagggatttttatcgtgtcacacctgctgtgacacggggcctcggtttttgcggtttcatcagAAGGACTGCCACATTTAGTCACcccttacaacaagcaaggggtactgaagacctattccaacccgggTCCCTACGGGccattcagtgaatgtaaatatttatgtatgaaAGTATCCATGTATAGATATATCTATGCATGTACACTATCTGCATCAATATATGTAGTATTTCGAGTGAATTGGATTGTTTTAactgtacatgttatatatcgAATAGACATTGCTATATTGTAATTAGTCAGTATAGTGTTATAAAAAGGTTTCCCCAGACAGTTTTGTTATGGTTAAAGACACAAGTTCGCTCCTAAAATTTTATTGAACCTGGATTTGATTGCAGTTTTAAGGATTTGAACTTGAAGTTAATGATAAGATGATGACATGTCGTCCCGTCTTAAAACAGACTAGAATTCTCACCAGCATTTCCTCTATATTCGTCCACCGTTATTTTGAATCCGCTGCTCTGGTTTCCGACAGAAAACACCCGGTACTCCGCATATTTAGTCTTTCCTGTAAAGTCTGACATATCCACCCGTAACATGTACCAGTCCTGTGACGTCAGCTGATGAATTCGTCGATTACCTAGAAGGACCATGGACTTTATATTTAGATTTTACCCCAGATAAatgttttcttcaaatattgCATATCTCATCAGATAGAAAGTTTTAAACAGAAGCGAGttaattttttgtttaacaAGTaatatagtttaaaaaaaaatacaggcGTTTCATACCGCATTCTGTCTTTCGATTTGATATAGCTCACGGAAATTGTCACTAAATTCCCttgaaaaattccaaaaaatttcCCGAGATAATAAAGAATGAATTTAAGAAAGAAATTAcccatttattttgtttgttattacCTTATACTCTCCGACCCCTGTAATTTCACATAGTAACAGTGAACAATGAAAATGGGAAGACAACCTTttgatcgatctcataaatcACACAAATAACATATAATCCAGAGAAtcacaaacacggacccctggacagatATCAGacttgggatcaggtgcctaggagtgaGAATCCTCCGTGTTGatgtcacacccaccgtaagtCATCTACCTTGGTTAGGTAAACGGAGGAATCCGTACTCAAAATTAGTAAAGGAACGGCTtaagaatcggtatgaaacacgccagtcagcatttgacccaatgataggttgtatttgcaaataagatcattataacgaccatagaatttccgaaattcttacttcaaacgagattgttgaaacccttgtaataTCAGCTTATTTGGcagtagtttgcctcgattaaaaaattTACCATACACAGTTAATAACCCATAATGCAGCCTGTACAAGCTATTGATAACTTAATACAGATGACATAATGTAAGCTATTGATAACCTATATAGATGCAACTTACATAAACTACTGATAACTTATACAGATGTGGCCTATACaagctattttaaaaaaacacctAAAGATGCAGACTATACAAGTGATTGATAACTTAATACAGAAGATGCAATATAAGCTATTAATAAGCTATACAGATGCGGTCTATACAAgctattcatatatttttgaaacgaacttttagtaaacttgaaatcgcaaaatttttctcaaatcaccaacatcaaaacgtatgaattttcaacactttacacgaaaattactttgttaaacgccacaagtactctgaagttgaaataaaaaatattctgtagttcctcattgacaatatcgttgtggtctttggtgatcaggtcttccaacagtctgttggaattcccatggacatgaattgtgctcctttgttagctgacttgtttttatattcctgtgaagcagaatttatttaaaagcgtctatgtgagaagaaaacaattcttgttgtggccttcaattcgacatttagatatatcgacgacatattatctattaacaataataattttcattcatatgtcaattccatatatcccagtgtattcgaaataaaagacaccacagagtcgtccacttctgcttcatactttgacattttattgaaagtagatatcaacggcaaactaacaactcaacttttatgacaaacgggatgatttcagcttctccatcgtcaacttccaatatttatgtagcaatattccattatcacctgcatatggtctttatatctctcaactgattcgatatgcaataatttgttctgcttatgatcagtttttgaatcgaagcaggctattaacaaacaagttgatggtgcatggGGTTccagcagtctcgtttaaaggcagcatatcgcaaattctatggccgttataacgatctagtttgccaatacaacctatcatagggtcaaatgctgtctgacgtgtttcttaccgattgttaggccgttcttggcacactgattttgactacgaataactccgtttatatggatcatggcgggtgtgaccggtcgacaggggatgattactcttcctaggcacctgatcccacatctggtatatccagaggtccttgtttgcccaggtctctattttgtattgcttgtaggagttatgagattgatcactgatcgttatcttcgcctttctaACTCTAAACGAATCAATGTGGATGTTTTATATTTGGTTAAAATACATCCCTTGCAAGAGTTTTGTAGAAGCTGACATTCCTTTCCCCCTAATCAATAAAATCGTCAAGGgttttgttaaaataaaaaaataaaatgcatgctGGAGTTCCTCTTTGACAAtgtcttcgtggtctttggtggtCGGACCTTCTGGTGGTCTATTGGGGTTCCCGTGGGCACGGGTTGTGCTCCTTTAttggctgacctgtttttatatttttgtgaggCGGAGTTTGTTCGAAGGTTTCTGCATCGAGGAAGGGATCTGCAGCTGTGGCCTTCGGCCCGGCATTTGAATGTGTcaacgacattttatctattgaaaatgGTCGTTTTCGTTTGTTTGTCGTTCGGTGTGTcactgtgaactcgaaatggaGGTTGGCACCACAGTGTCCTCCATGTATGCTtcgtatttagatattttattgatggcAGGCTGGCAGCTCGGCTTTGTGACgaaagggatgatttcagcttctccgtcgtcggCTTTTCATGTTTGTATGGCGATATTCCATTGTCGCCTGCGTATGGTATTTATGTCCCTCGGCTGGTTCGATGCGGAAgggcttgttctgtgtatgatcactttttaaatcgagacaggttaCTGACATattgatgttgcaggggtttcaacggtctcaTTTGGGTTCAACAATATTAGgagttctatggtcgttgtagtgatctagtttgccaatgcaagtTTTCAGTGTATCAAATGCAGTCTACCTTCTTCCATGCCGATTGTttgaccgttcttggcacaccgattttgactactgactgttccgtttgcctgatcgggatataggcgGGTGTGGCCTCTCGACATGGGATGTTTGCTCCTCCTGGGTGCCTGATACCACCTCAGGTATACTCAGAGCTCCTTGTTtacccaattctctattttgtattcctcatggcagttatgagattgatcactgtacgttatcttcacatgatcattttgaatttaagaATATGAACATGTTTGATCAGAATGGCTACATACACTGTACCTAACCAATGTTCGCCACCAATATTTCCAAAACCATACTTGCAATCTACCCAATTCCGGTTGAAACCTACACTTCCATCTTTGTGTTTTTGGAAAACCTTTGAACAGAAAAAATGAGATTTTAGAAACGATACAACTGCAGAATGTTGCTTGTAGAAATAATGATATAATCAAAATTGTTCAGATGTTATTGAAACATATCAACGATACGCACGATACTAGTGTCACCACCGTGGACCATCGTGACCATAgtgaaaagattcagtaacgCAGAGTTTCTAGATTTTTGAAGAGATCGGTcgatttatttttctcaaaaacaacataaatgagAGTTTTCTTTGTCTAACATATATAGCACGGAACACACAGAAGtattaagaaacagaatatgtcccatactttgaatgaaagtaGTCACTTTTCTCAAACACTCGTGTTTAATATCGAGTACCTACGAAAATTCGCACGGATGTTTGCTTCATGAGCTGAATTCAAggtttgaaacaatttgagaaAGAACCATTATAATGtgtcacaagaatataaaaagacaTTCAATTTCCTACTAAATTGGGATTCACAATAGTCTTTATTTAGACGAAAtgattcaaaatgaaaataacgcaGGGTGAAAAGATGGAAGATGTAGCGTTACTAAGgtgaaaagatatcaaagattgtCATAGTGATTAATATCATTcagtaaattcacaattttaagtttttcttaAAAGCCCGTACGACTCAAGGTAACTCATTGAACGGAACAATGCCATAATTACTCATCTGATGTTTTGCACTGAGAGTTCCTCTGATCAGGAGCGCACAGACTTTCTAAATTATAGTAGATACGCACGATTTGGAACGTCCTGATCCATGTACTTAGTTCGAATTGTTTATTTGCATGTTACATTGTTGATCTAAGACAGgacaaatatgtaaacattgtTTTGTTAGACTGTGGTCGTAATCACGTGACTTTCCCTGACCAGTGTCACACGTTCACCCGGGcgagagggggagggggttatgTGGGGACGAGTCTTCTGTTGCTGCTGACTCACCTCTGTGTTATAAGCCACATATTCATATCGGCAGAACccctttttaaatatttaagaaatgtttAAGAGAAACATCAAACTGATTAATGTTGTTAATGAGGATGTTCACTTTTCAGCTTTGAACATGTTGTGATATTCATACTAAtattaagattttttaaagaatgtagCAGCATTATCCATGCAGTAAAAGCGTTGATAAAAATGTCGGtcaagaaataaaaacatcaaaaagCTTTCAAATCTATCAATGAAGTCAACTATTCACACAAGTTTGATATGTTATAAATCAAAAACTTTCCATGAAATTCCTAATCAAAATAACTCAGTCTCACCTGGCATAACAGAATGCAGTGAGGTTTTTGATGTAAGCGATAGGGAATGAACAATAATCCACAAAACATCTTCAAAGCGACGAAAGACTGCAAATTTAATTGGTTTCAGTGCAGAATTATTTGCGATATGTTAGctacatttatttaaaataaaattatagccTAAAAATATTGCAAATTTGTCACTATGaggaggaaacaatagaacatattttatggGAATGTGTATGTTTGAAACTATTTCTAGTAAAATTCTAACAACTTTCGGAAGATAAGATTGAAGGACATATAGCAATtgcaaagaaatattttatcttaGTTATAATGAAAATAAGTGATGTATAAAATACTATTAATTTATTGGTTAAGTATTATGCTTATACTGCAAGAGGCACCGATATACCTGAAAACCTGCCAGCTGTAATATTAAAAAATGAGATCTTTTATAAAACACAgaaatatgtttattgtaaaaatcgtgaaaaaaattaaaaattgatacCCAATAGAACTTGATTTTACTTAAAAGTATGTCCACATCTCTCCCCTTCTTTTCTCTTTCCCTCTACACACAATGAATCTTATCTATAATTTGATTGAGTGCTTGTTCTTTATTCTGTGTACAAAAGCCAATAAAAATTAAgcgaaacaaaacaaataataatgataaaacaattataataatACATAGAATGTAATTTatagtggtggatccagaagACTTGGAAGTGCGGGGGTAGGGCTGGAACTCAAGTTTGTACCTTTTCTGTCCAAAAAAGGGAGTGGATTTGAAGACccctaaattacaaaattgacGACTATTGTTAACATATTCAACCATAAGTGTTGCAACCAACATAATCCCCTTTAGATCCGCCATTAATTTTGAAGAAGATGCTGAGATGAAACTATTTCACGTCAAAGTGAGGTTTATTTTTCTTATTGGTAATTGACACTTACGTTTTATCTGTAAACTTTAGCAGAATTTCCAAGCACAAAAATAACAACCAAGAAACAAAAAACGTGTTTTCATCAACGTGGATGTTACACAAATGAAAATTGTGATGCAAAAATATTCGattatatcaaatttcattttaatgtgtttcatttgtaaccAAAGAAAGCTATGCAACATAATTCACACGCAATATGTGTGGTGGCATCAGACAGTcttaatcatacatgtat is part of the Ostrea edulis chromosome 2, xbOstEdul1.1, whole genome shotgun sequence genome and harbors:
- the LOC125679926 gene encoding LOW QUALITY PROTEIN: techylectin-5B-like (The sequence of the model RefSeq protein was modified relative to this genomic sequence to represent the inferred CDS: inserted 1 base in 1 codon), with the protein product MVLLGNRRIHQLTSQDWYMLRVDMSDFTGKTKYAEYRVFSVGNQSSGFKITVDEYRGNAGNALSYVNGEPFITKDKDRSNCSQQYKGGFWYKACHFANPNGLYLRGRHESFADXVNWKQWHGYHYSLKTIEMKIRRL